The proteins below are encoded in one region of Scomber japonicus isolate fScoJap1 chromosome 2, fScoJap1.pri, whole genome shotgun sequence:
- the LOC128379297 gene encoding E3 ubiquitin-protein ligase TRIM21-like — translation MSAASCLLSEDQFLCCICLDVFTDPVSTPCGHNFCKNCINEHWNSNVQYLCPLCKKGFRRRPELHINTFISEMVSQFRQEAQQKASSSSSEQQAAKPGEVPCDVCTGTKLKALKSCLVCLTSYCETHLEPHLTMSGLKRHQLIDPVENLEDRMCKKHDKPLELFCKTDQTCVCMLCSVLDHKTHEFVPLKEEYEGKKAELGKTEAEIQEMIQKRRLKIEEIKHSVDLSEEAADREKAEGVQVFTALMESVERGKKKLINSINKKKKKTQKQAEDFIKELEQEISELKKRSSEVEKLSHSEDHLHLLQNFPSLKAPSPTKDWTEISVRPSSYEGTVVRAVAQLEETLSKQMKNLFDLKRVQQYALDVTLDPDTANPELILSDDGKQVNDSDVEKNLPDNPERFSTCPCVLGKQSLSSGRFYFEVQVKEKTDWELGVARESINRKDDNPLSPEDGYWTIWLRNGNEYEALDDPAVDLSLKSRPQKVGVFVDYEKGLVSFYDVDAAALIYSFTGCSFTEKLYPYFSPGLNDDGRNSAPLIICPVNQTVWDDTRMEID, via the coding sequence atgtctgctgccagctgtctgctATCCgaagatcagtttctgtgctgcatctgtctggatgtgttcactgatccagtcagcacgccatgtggacacaacttctgcaaaaactgcatcaatgaacactggaacagtaatgtccagtacctgtgtccactgtgtaaAAAGGGTTTCCGCAGAAGACCTGAACTTCACATCAACACTTTCATCTCTGAGATGgtttctcagttcagacaggaagctcaacagaaagccagcagcagcagctcagagcaacaagctgccaaaccaggagaagttccctgtgacgtctgtactggaaccaaactgaaggccctgaagtcctgtctggtgtgtctgacctcctacTGTGAGACTCACTTGGAGCCTCATCTGACAATGTCAGGCctgaaaagacatcagctgattgaccctgtggagaacctggaagacaggatgtgtaagaagcacgataaacctctggagctgttctgtaagaccgaccagacatgtgtctgcatgctctgctctgttttagaccacaagacacatgagtttgttcctctgaaagaagaatatgaaggaaagaaggcagagctggggaagacagaggctgaaattcaggagatgatccagaagagacgactgaagattgaagagatcaaacactcagttgacctcagtgaggaagctgcagacagagagaaagcagaaggtgttCAGGTCTTCACCGCTCTGATGGAGTCTGTTgagagaggtaaaaaaaaactcatcaactcaatcaataaaaagaagaaaaaaacacagaaacaggctgaagacttcatcaaagagctggaacaggaaatctctgagctgaagaagagaagctctgaggtggagaagctctcacactctgaagaccacctccacctcctccaaaacTTCCCGTCCCTGAAAGCTCCTTcacccaccaaagactggacagagaTCAGCGTCCGTCCATCATCATATGAGGGGACTGTGGTGagagctgtggctcagctggaggagacgctcagtaaacagatgaagaaTCTGTTTGATCTGAAGAGGGTCCAGCAGTATGCActggatgtgactcttgatcctgatacagcaaATCCTgaactcatcctgtctgatgatgggaaacaagtaaATGATAGTGATGTGGAGAAGAATCTCCCAGACAACCCAGAGAGATTTTCTACTTGTCCCTGTGTgttaggaaagcagagtttgtcttcaggcagattttactttgaggttcaggttaaagagaagactgaCTGGGAGttaggagtggccagagagtcgatCAACAGGAAGGACGATAACCCACTGAGCCCTGAGGATGGTTACTGGACTATATggttgagaaatggaaatgagtacGAAGCTCTTGATGATCCTGCAGTCgatctctctctgaagtctcgtcctcagaaggtgggggtgtttgtggattatgagaagggtctggtctccttttatgacgtagatgctgctgctcttatctactcctttactggctgctccttcactgagaaactctacccataCTTCAGTCCTGGTCTTAATGATGATGGTAGAAACTCTGCTcctctgatcatctgtcctgtcaatcaaactgtctgGGACGATACCAGGATGGAGATTGATTAG